A part of Paenibacillus sp. IHBB 10380 genomic DNA contains:
- a CDS encoding ABC transporter ATP-binding protein: MSFVTRLQWFFKWRWARYALAISLIAGVSILSTIPPKMIGNTIDSIQARNLTSSGLNQTVLLLVGLALLLYIMTYIWITTLFGNSALIEKLLRGRLLAHLTKMTPAFFQRNSTGQLMALATNDILAIGQTAGYGVMTLVNTVVGASVVIITMITLVSFKLMIAALIPLPFLVVVISLLGKKVRTRFLDAQASFGKMNDHALESISGIRVIRSYVQEDDDTVAFDKVTSEVMNKNKRVSILNALFQPLISLIVGVSYSIGIGYGSYLVFENEITLGQLISFNIYLGMLIWPMISFGEFINVLQRGSASADRLDNVLSQKPDLQDGENLVNIEIPTRIEMKQLTFTYPSANHPSLDNVSFRLERGQTLGIIGKTGSGKSTLLKQLLRQYPIGERKLFIADYAVEQIAMDQMKRWVAYVPQEHLLLSKSIADNIALGKPGASPEEIARAVEMASFTQDIAQMPEGLDTVVGENGVMLSGGQKQRLAIARALLIDSDILLLDDALSAVDARTESRILHHIRLERAGKTTLITSHRLSAVSHANWILVLNEGRIIEEGTHEELMLFGGWYREQWDRQQMEASLEDEEGLEKDSDA, encoded by the coding sequence TTGTCTTTCGTGACTAGGTTACAGTGGTTTTTTAAATGGAGATGGGCTCGGTATGCGCTTGCTATCAGTTTAATAGCAGGGGTTAGTATCCTCAGTACGATACCTCCCAAGATGATCGGAAATACAATTGATAGCATTCAAGCTAGGAACCTGACAAGTTCAGGTCTAAACCAGACGGTTCTATTGCTCGTAGGACTTGCGTTATTGCTGTACATTATGACTTACATATGGATCACTACTTTATTTGGTAACTCAGCACTCATAGAGAAACTATTAAGAGGAAGATTATTGGCGCATTTGACGAAGATGACACCCGCCTTTTTCCAGCGTAATAGTACAGGGCAACTGATGGCATTAGCGACAAATGATATTTTGGCTATCGGACAAACAGCCGGTTACGGTGTTATGACCCTTGTGAATACGGTAGTGGGTGCCTCGGTCGTGATTATCACCATGATTACATTAGTTAGCTTTAAGCTTATGATTGCGGCGCTAATCCCGTTGCCTTTTCTAGTTGTCGTGATTAGTTTGTTGGGCAAAAAGGTGAGAACACGCTTCTTAGATGCTCAGGCTTCTTTCGGAAAAATGAATGATCATGCGCTAGAGTCTATCTCAGGAATTCGAGTTATTCGTTCGTATGTACAAGAAGATGACGATACAGTGGCTTTTGATAAGGTCACCTCTGAGGTGATGAATAAGAACAAACGGGTCTCGATACTGAATGCACTCTTTCAACCCCTGATATCACTGATTGTGGGCGTGAGTTATTCCATTGGTATCGGTTATGGTTCTTATCTTGTCTTCGAGAATGAGATTACACTCGGTCAACTGATTTCTTTTAACATTTATCTCGGCATGTTAATCTGGCCTATGATTTCCTTCGGCGAGTTTATTAATGTGTTGCAACGTGGTAGTGCCTCGGCCGATCGCTTGGACAACGTATTGTCTCAGAAGCCTGATCTACAGGATGGGGAAAATTTAGTGAATATTGAAATTCCTACCCGTATCGAGATGAAGCAGTTAACCTTTACGTACCCATCAGCCAACCATCCTAGTCTAGATAACGTTTCTTTTCGTTTGGAGCGTGGGCAGACCTTGGGGATTATCGGGAAGACAGGGAGTGGGAAGAGTACGCTACTTAAGCAGTTACTGCGGCAGTATCCGATTGGAGAACGCAAGTTATTTATCGCAGACTACGCTGTGGAACAAATTGCAATGGATCAGATGAAGCGATGGGTCGCCTATGTACCCCAGGAGCATTTATTATTATCTAAATCTATTGCTGACAATATTGCGCTTGGTAAGCCGGGGGCCTCCCCAGAGGAGATTGCTAGAGCGGTTGAAATGGCTTCCTTCACTCAGGACATTGCTCAAATGCCGGAAGGACTAGACACGGTTGTCGGGGAGAATGGGGTGATGTTATCGGGGGGACAGAAGCAGCGTTTAGCTATTGCTAGAGCTCTGCTAATTGATTCCGATATTCTACTCCTTGATGATGCATTATCAGCGGTAGATGCACGAACAGAGAGTCGAATTCTTCATCATATTCGTCTTGAACGTGCAGGTAAAACTACGTTAATTACATCGCATCGACTGTCCGCTGTGAGTCATGCGAACTGGATTCTGGTCCTGAATGAGGGGCGTATTATTGAAGAAGGTACGCACGAAGAGTTGATGTTATTTGGCGGTTGGTATAGAGAGCAATGGGATCGTCAGCAGATGGAAGCAAGTTTGGAAGATGAAGAGGGACTTGAAAAGGATTCGGACGCGTAG
- a CDS encoding alanine/glycine:cation symporter family protein encodes MQQTLQNVIDFINTLMWSKLLIVMLISCGLYFTFRTKFLQFRLFKEMLRVLKESTGGPRDKISPFQAFCISMAARVGTGNITGIAIAIALGGPGAVFWMWVIAIIGSASSFIESTLAQVYKVKDKDGFRGGPAYYMERGLNKRWMGALFAILITLSFGLVFNAVQSNTITLAFQNAFGTNRLAVGLVMAAAFGIIIFGGVKRIAKMSEYIVVILAVLYIGIAAYIVLVNIGQVPAVLALIVKSAFGVEQIAGGSLGAALMQGVKRGLFSNEAGMGSAPNAAATATTSHPVKQGLIQALGVLVDTLVICTSTAMIILLSGMYTQSGLGGIELTQAALSIHLGSWASGFLALMVFLFAFSTLIGNYYYGETNIAFLKSNKIWIVIYRISVLAMIIFGSVAKVKLVWDLADLFMGLMVIVNLIAITMLSKVAFAALKDYMKQKKAGKDPVFTRESLSVLDRSHIVDCWDSPPTPTKGK; translated from the coding sequence ATGCAGCAGACTTTACAGAATGTGATTGATTTTATTAATACTCTGATGTGGTCTAAATTGTTAATCGTAATGCTTATTTCTTGTGGACTGTACTTTACCTTTAGGACGAAATTTCTGCAATTTCGTTTGTTTAAAGAAATGTTGCGCGTATTAAAAGAATCCACAGGTGGCCCTCGTGACAAGATCTCTCCTTTTCAAGCGTTCTGTATTAGTATGGCAGCCCGTGTTGGAACGGGTAATATTACAGGGATTGCGATTGCTATTGCGCTCGGGGGTCCTGGGGCTGTGTTCTGGATGTGGGTTATTGCCATCATTGGATCAGCATCCAGCTTCATTGAGAGTACCCTAGCGCAAGTATACAAAGTCAAAGATAAAGATGGCTTCCGTGGTGGGCCAGCCTATTATATGGAACGTGGTTTGAATAAACGGTGGATGGGCGCTTTGTTTGCTATTCTAATCACATTATCATTCGGACTGGTGTTTAATGCGGTTCAGTCAAACACCATTACACTAGCATTTCAGAATGCCTTTGGCACAAATCGTTTAGCAGTCGGTTTAGTCATGGCTGCGGCATTCGGAATCATCATATTCGGTGGTGTGAAGCGTATTGCCAAGATGTCCGAATATATCGTTGTTATCCTAGCTGTACTATATATTGGGATTGCTGCGTATATCGTACTAGTTAACATTGGACAGGTTCCAGCAGTTCTTGCATTGATCGTGAAAAGTGCATTTGGTGTTGAACAAATTGCAGGAGGTTCTCTTGGAGCGGCTCTCATGCAGGGTGTGAAGCGTGGATTGTTCTCGAATGAAGCAGGTATGGGGAGTGCGCCCAATGCTGCAGCTACTGCGACTACAAGTCATCCGGTTAAGCAAGGGTTGATTCAAGCATTAGGCGTGCTAGTAGATACATTGGTGATTTGTACAAGTACAGCTATGATCATTCTGCTCTCAGGTATGTATACTCAGTCTGGGCTCGGTGGCATTGAACTTACGCAGGCAGCATTAAGTATACATCTAGGTTCTTGGGCATCGGGTTTCTTAGCATTAATGGTGTTCTTGTTCGCCTTCAGTACGCTGATCGGGAACTATTACTATGGAGAGACCAATATTGCATTTCTGAAATCAAATAAAATCTGGATTGTCATTTATAGAATTAGTGTATTAGCGATGATCATATTCGGTTCGGTGGCAAAAGTTAAGCTAGTATGGGATCTGGCTGATTTATTTATGGGCCTCATGGTTATCGTTAATCTGATCGCCATTACCATGCTTTCTAAGGTAGCCTTCGCTGCCTTGAAAGATTATATGAAGCAGAAGAAAGCGGGGAAAGACCCTGTATTTACGAGAGAGAGCCTTAGTGTTCTAGATCGTTCCCATATTGTAGATTGCTGGGATTCTCCGCCTACACCAACTAAGGGGAAATAG
- a CDS encoding class I SAM-dependent methyltransferase, whose product MLSTLNQIITGLLVVGMFIAALSIIYVSLRNGISPMPSSAPVRQAVTTEMKKWTRKKSIVEAGSGFGTLALYMGRYMADSQIIGLENSSIPLWISRLLARLDNCSNVSFIRRDLYTYTYEDADVVVCYLYPDAMKRLSTIWSGSLAPGAQVISVCFALPDWQPERVIICKDIYHTKVYVYTVS is encoded by the coding sequence ATGCTAAGCACCCTCAATCAGATCATAACTGGGTTATTGGTTGTAGGTATGTTTATAGCGGCGTTGTCTATTATATATGTAAGCTTGCGGAATGGTATATCTCCTATGCCGTCCTCGGCACCCGTTCGCCAAGCAGTGACAACTGAAATGAAGAAATGGACTAGAAAGAAATCAATTGTTGAAGCAGGATCGGGGTTCGGAACACTAGCACTATATATGGGAAGATATATGGCGGATTCGCAGATCATTGGATTAGAGAATTCAAGCATACCACTATGGATTTCTAGACTGTTAGCAAGGCTTGATAACTGCTCTAATGTTTCTTTTATCCGAAGAGATCTTTATACGTATACATATGAAGATGCAGATGTGGTGGTGTGTTATCTGTATCCAGATGCAATGAAGCGACTAAGCACCATTTGGTCTGGAAGTTTGGCCCCGGGAGCACAGGTGATTAGTGTGTGTTTTGCTCTGCCAGATTGGCAACCTGAGCGAGTCATTATCTGTAAAGATATATATCATACCAAGGTATATGTATATACGGTAAGTTAG
- a CDS encoding bleomycin resistance protein — protein sequence MIFNKMVPELSVSNINISKKFYIDILGFKVEYEREEDNFAFISLDGAQFMLDEDVNGSWSTGMTEYPFGRGINFQFFVKDIEKIILNLSDNNIKLFKEPFVSEYRINLERQVFKQILVQDPDGYLLRFSELQQN from the coding sequence ATGATTTTCAATAAAATGGTGCCTGAGTTATCTGTGAGTAATATAAATATATCGAAAAAATTCTATATTGATATACTTGGTTTCAAAGTGGAATATGAAAGAGAAGAAGATAATTTTGCTTTTATTTCACTTGATGGTGCTCAATTTATGTTAGATGAAGATGTTAATGGAAGTTGGAGTACAGGAATGACGGAATATCCATTTGGTAGAGGAATTAACTTTCAATTTTTTGTAAAAGACATAGAGAAAATTATATTAAATTTAAGTGATAATAATATAAAATTATTTAAAGAACCTTTTGTTAGTGAATATAGAATAAACTTAGAAAGACAAGTATTTAAACAAATATTGGTACAAGACCCCGATGGATATTTATTACGATTTTCGGAGTTGCAACAAAATTAA
- a CDS encoding DUF6509 family protein, protein MITIKDFQVEVVKDPFGILTGERYQFILDLEVEEDDELYFENGIYAKVTYKVDGEESSMIHYDLYEKIVDRYLSFDMEEDEEEVLASFCKANLPKTK, encoded by the coding sequence ATGATTACAATTAAGGATTTTCAAGTGGAAGTGGTTAAAGATCCATTCGGAATATTAACAGGTGAGCGGTACCAATTCATACTTGATTTGGAAGTTGAAGAAGATGATGAGCTATATTTCGAGAATGGCATATATGCCAAGGTTACTTATAAGGTGGATGGAGAAGAGTCAAGCATGATTCACTATGATCTATATGAGAAGATAGTTGATCGCTATTTAAGCTTTGACATGGAAGAGGATGAGGAAGAAGTTTTGGCTTCCTTTTGCAAAGCGAACTTACCTAAAACCAAATAA
- a CDS encoding sodium-dependent transporter, which produces MSSQPSQHNLSSEKKDRFSSSGFIFAAIGSAVGLGNMWKFPYITGQYGGAAFFVLFIVCLIAIGLPVLLAELTIGRGGRGNASSSFVKVGGHKIWGGLGMLSVIAAFLIISFYSIVAGWTLNYAVSAFSGKLFDNPDFTAQFNEFMSGNKPIMWQFVVLLLTGLVVIKGVSAGIEKFNKVLIPGLLILLVVLMVRALTLPGAGAGVSFFLNPDWSKLGAESLLVALGHAFFSLSLGMGAMLTYGSYVEKRQSLGAATLAIGGGDLLYAFIAGLIIFPTTFSFGINPAEGPGLVFIALPAAFSAMPFGTLFGGLFFILLAIAALTSTVSLLEVPVAYTMERWRWTRAKSVWIILSLSFLLGIPSALSLGVASNITLGGKGFFDWMDFIASNLLLPLGGLIVTVFAGYFWKGVAEEAGLTAWWFRIWLFMLRFVAPILVLFVFLHTSGVIKF; this is translated from the coding sequence ATGAGTTCACAACCATCACAGCACAACCTTTCTTCTGAGAAAAAAGACCGCTTCTCTTCATCTGGATTTATATTTGCAGCCATCGGGAGTGCAGTAGGGCTCGGTAACATGTGGAAATTCCCTTATATTACTGGACAATACGGCGGTGCTGCATTTTTTGTACTGTTTATTGTATGTTTGATAGCCATAGGCTTGCCTGTGCTTCTAGCAGAGCTTACGATCGGTCGCGGTGGTCGCGGCAATGCATCATCATCATTCGTAAAGGTGGGCGGACATAAAATATGGGGCGGTCTTGGCATGTTATCCGTGATTGCAGCATTCCTGATCATTTCTTTCTACTCTATTGTAGCAGGATGGACGTTGAATTATGCCGTATCCGCATTTAGTGGCAAGTTATTTGACAACCCAGACTTCACCGCACAATTCAATGAATTCATGTCTGGGAATAAGCCTATTATGTGGCAATTCGTCGTATTACTACTCACAGGCTTAGTTGTCATCAAAGGCGTCTCGGCCGGAATCGAGAAGTTTAACAAAGTTCTAATTCCAGGACTCCTTATACTTCTAGTTGTATTAATGGTTCGCGCCTTGACCCTTCCAGGCGCAGGGGCAGGTGTATCTTTCTTCCTGAACCCCGATTGGTCCAAACTGGGTGCAGAATCCTTACTTGTTGCACTAGGACATGCCTTCTTCTCTCTCTCGTTAGGTATGGGGGCAATGCTTACTTATGGTTCATATGTGGAGAAACGCCAGTCTTTGGGTGCGGCTACGCTGGCTATCGGAGGCGGAGATCTACTGTATGCCTTTATTGCAGGTCTGATCATCTTTCCAACGACGTTCTCATTCGGAATTAATCCAGCTGAAGGCCCAGGCCTCGTCTTTATCGCATTACCTGCCGCGTTCTCTGCTATGCCATTCGGAACATTGTTTGGTGGTTTATTCTTCATATTACTCGCTATAGCAGCGTTAACATCGACCGTATCATTGTTAGAAGTACCCGTGGCCTACACCATGGAACGTTGGCGTTGGACTCGGGCCAAATCCGTATGGATTATCCTGTCCCTCTCCTTCCTACTCGGAATACCATCTGCACTATCACTCGGAGTAGCATCTAATATCACATTGGGTGGTAAAGGATTCTTCGATTGGATGGATTTCATAGCCTCTAATCTCTTACTCCCACTGGGGGGCTTGATTGTTACCGTATTCGCAGGCTATTTCTGGAAAGGTGTAGCAGAAGAGGCTGGCTTAACGGCATGGTGGTTCCGGATCTGGCTATTTATGCTGCGATTCGTAGCACCCATCCTCGTTCTATTCGTATTTTTGCACACCTCCGGTGTTATTAAGTTCTAA
- a CDS encoding PadR family transcriptional regulator, producing the protein MNSQDVILGMLMKESLTGYEIKQLLEDVFAYFYSSSYGTIYPMLTRMEKEGLITKEIVLQDGKPNKNVLNITDKGRDCFNAYLQGPLEEDSTKKSDFMMRLYFGEFIGYDKLVALLKQVQEDTQKKLNQLCEKHLLYKDEMHPTQIICIQIGIQEYNAKLETIAQGLLSIEQLEQGKSGV; encoded by the coding sequence TTGAACAGTCAGGATGTTATTCTAGGCATGCTTATGAAAGAATCGTTAACTGGATACGAAATAAAGCAGTTATTGGAGGATGTATTCGCATATTTCTATAGCTCGAGTTATGGAACGATTTATCCCATGCTGACTCGGATGGAGAAGGAAGGGTTGATCACCAAGGAAATTGTGCTTCAGGACGGTAAGCCTAACAAGAATGTTCTAAACATAACGGATAAAGGCCGAGATTGTTTCAACGCCTATTTACAAGGGCCTCTGGAGGAAGATAGCACCAAAAAATCGGATTTTATGATGAGGCTTTACTTTGGTGAATTTATTGGGTATGACAAACTAGTTGCCTTGTTGAAGCAAGTACAAGAGGATACTCAAAAGAAGTTAAATCAGTTATGTGAAAAACATTTGCTTTATAAAGATGAAATGCATCCGACACAGATTATATGCATCCAGATTGGAATACAAGAATATAACGCTAAACTTGAAACCATCGCCCAAGGATTGTTAAGTATAGAGCAATTAGAACAAGGAAAAAGCGGCGTTTAA
- a CDS encoding SDR family oxidoreductase, with protein sequence MKTIFITGASSGIGRATVKYFAERGWNVVATMRTPEKETEFIKVDNIVVLRLDVEKQDTIQSAVAEAIQRFGTIDVLLNNAGYGTMGLLEVATEEQIRRQFEVNVFGMINMTKALLPHFRSIQEGMLINISSMGGKVTFPTMSLYHSTKFAVEGFSESVSYELASQNIKVKLIEPGAIHTDFGGRSMEFFFNDSLTDYTEFTSAFLGKLGKMEKDPAYASSPDLVAETIYQAATDGTSQLRYVVGEDAKMLINMKENSDDEEYMNNITQHFS encoded by the coding sequence ATGAAAACGATTTTTATCACGGGTGCCTCTTCAGGAATTGGAAGAGCTACAGTAAAATATTTTGCTGAAAGAGGATGGAATGTAGTAGCTACTATGCGTACACCTGAGAAAGAAACTGAGTTCATTAAGGTGGACAATATTGTGGTGCTAAGACTTGATGTTGAGAAACAGGACACGATTCAAAGCGCGGTAGCAGAAGCCATTCAGCGGTTTGGTACCATTGACGTTCTTCTCAATAATGCGGGGTATGGAACAATGGGGCTTCTCGAAGTAGCTACAGAAGAACAGATTAGAAGACAATTTGAAGTGAATGTTTTTGGTATGATCAACATGACTAAAGCCCTTTTACCTCATTTTAGATCTATTCAAGAAGGCATGCTGATTAATATTTCTTCTATGGGAGGAAAAGTTACCTTTCCTACAATGTCACTTTATCATTCAACTAAATTTGCGGTTGAAGGCTTTTCTGAATCCGTCTCTTATGAACTAGCATCACAAAACATCAAAGTAAAATTGATTGAACCAGGAGCTATTCATACGGACTTTGGCGGAAGATCCATGGAGTTCTTTTTTAATGATTCATTAACTGACTACACGGAGTTCACTTCTGCATTTCTGGGTAAATTAGGGAAGATGGAAAAAGACCCCGCATACGCCTCATCTCCAGACCTTGTCGCTGAGACGATATATCAAGCGGCAACAGATGGCACAAGCCAATTACGATATGTTGTTGGTGAAGATGCCAAGATGCTTATTAATATGAAGGAAAATTCGGATGATGAAGAGTATATGAACAATATAACTCAGCACTTTTCTTAA
- a CDS encoding DUF3999 family protein: MLRNNLIRRVSTIAILASFVCLFTGVNVTAAEDGDGPQGWRFSKPLILQEEGSRYQTFFLDEQTYAGANSDLSDLRIVNTKGQYVPFYINSRYGESVEQEVTYRSTLVNKAKKNKNTSFDYRLIPIHDQVDIQGNILAIHLPDEVFLKHVEVYGSYDGNEWELVKKDELYRTDSLKKATIDLETAYKFSYYRLNVLNNVENLPFSQLELIHNTSDVRWNEYKKSAKPKYEIQQDAKFTHIIVHNENRLRLNKVQLQVEGNFKRSYDVYDKDGSKVRTEGEGELYRLDFKDVQIANTTIIGTVPINAPYFTITINNHDDAPLEIKGVTTEFVVDKVVFEDQGNQPYQLLYGKDNVDQPQYDIVNFKTHIQQEHVPEAKLGAQVIFLEEATPSKLPTPWWLQQRVWFNGVIMLVSVILVILLIRKMNKSSRNE, from the coding sequence ATGCTCAGGAACAACTTGATTCGAAGAGTTAGTACGATAGCTATATTAGCATCCTTCGTATGCTTATTTACTGGAGTAAACGTTACTGCGGCAGAAGATGGAGATGGACCGCAGGGGTGGCGTTTCTCGAAACCGCTGATCCTGCAAGAGGAGGGCAGTCGATACCAAACCTTCTTTCTAGATGAACAAACGTATGCAGGAGCGAACTCAGATTTGAGCGATCTACGCATTGTGAACACTAAGGGACAATATGTCCCTTTTTATATCAATAGTAGGTATGGTGAATCGGTAGAGCAAGAAGTAACGTACAGATCCACTTTGGTCAATAAGGCTAAGAAGAATAAGAACACTTCATTCGACTATCGTCTTATCCCGATTCATGATCAAGTAGACATTCAGGGTAACATCCTAGCGATTCATTTGCCGGACGAGGTTTTTTTGAAGCATGTGGAGGTCTACGGAAGTTATGATGGTAACGAATGGGAGCTTGTGAAAAAGGATGAATTATACCGGACAGACTCACTTAAGAAGGCGACTATTGATCTCGAGACAGCATATAAATTCAGTTATTATCGATTGAATGTGCTGAATAATGTGGAGAATCTTCCTTTCTCGCAGCTGGAATTGATCCATAACACAAGTGATGTTAGATGGAATGAATATAAGAAGTCGGCTAAGCCAAAGTACGAAATACAGCAGGATGCGAAGTTTACTCACATTATCGTGCATAATGAAAATAGGCTTAGGCTCAATAAAGTCCAACTTCAAGTGGAGGGTAATTTCAAAAGATCCTATGATGTATATGATAAGGATGGGAGCAAGGTGAGGACTGAGGGTGAGGGTGAATTGTATCGTCTAGATTTCAAGGACGTTCAAATTGCCAATACGACCATTATTGGAACGGTACCGATCAACGCACCTTATTTCACCATAACGATTAACAATCATGACGATGCACCTTTGGAAATCAAGGGTGTAACGACTGAATTTGTTGTAGATAAAGTAGTGTTCGAGGATCAAGGGAATCAGCCCTATCAGTTGTTGTACGGTAAGGATAACGTGGATCAGCCGCAGTATGATATCGTGAATTTCAAGACACATATTCAACAAGAGCATGTACCCGAGGCAAAATTGGGTGCCCAAGTAATCTTCTTGGAAGAGGCTACTCCTTCTAAATTACCAACACCATGGTGGTTACAGCAAAGGGTATGGTTCAATGGTGTCATCATGCTGGTATCCGTCATACTCGTTATACTTCTTATTCGAAAAATGAATAAAAGTAGCCGTAATGAATAA